A stretch of the Campylobacter sp. 19-13652 genome encodes the following:
- a CDS encoding 2-oxoacid:acceptor oxidoreductase family protein produces MKAQLRFVGVGGQGVILAGEILAAAKIEAGGYGIKASTYTSQVRGGPTKVDIILDDKDILYPYANEGEIDFMLATAQISYEQFKDGVKEGGIIVIEPNLVRASEEDRKRWRIYEIPIITIAKEEVGNVITQSVVALGVAVGMSGCIDEAAVRDEMLSTVPEKVKAANEKAYVLGLKYAKELMK; encoded by the coding sequence ATGAAGGCGCAGCTTAGATTTGTCGGAGTAGGCGGGCAGGGTGTTATACTAGCTGGAGAGATACTGGCTGCTGCAAAGATAGAAGCAGGTGGATATGGCATAAAGGCGTCTACATACACATCACAAGTACGCGGTGGTCCAACAAAGGTTGACATTATCCTAGATGATAAAGACATACTCTATCCCTACGCAAACGAGGGTGAGATAGACTTTATGCTCGCTACTGCTCAGATAAGCTATGAGCAGTTTAAGGATGGCGTAAAGGAGGGTGGCATAATAGTCATAGAACCAAATCTAGTGCGAGCTAGCGAAGAGGACAGAAAGAGATGGAGAATCTATGAAATTCCCATCATCACAATTGCTAAAGAGGAGGTGGGTAACGTCATTACTCAAAGTGTCGTCGCTCTTGGCGTAGCTGTAGGGATGAGTGGGTGTATAGATGAGGCTGCAGTGCGTGATGAGATGCTAAGCACTGTACCCGAAAAGGTAAAAGCAGCAAATGAAAAAGCCTATGTACTAGGATTAAAATACGCAAAAGAGCTTATGAAATAG
- a CDS encoding tyrosine-type recombinase/integrase produces MKYPLDCEEDVKTSFMFWLARYVKFKLNSLSNKELRDPHALSSVNYRLARGVPSIDELDGMVKEARNAGLTGVSTYFNPLRKFYDTLIYYPIGSLKQIDEELISEILASITGGLSDASRKNYRISIINFFSFLDKQNEEDGKAHVFDIGLKNWQGITGNSGTKLPEYMSEDEVKRFLQAIDEAEFKNNTNRNKLILKIIIFTGIRVSEALNLKRKDIYEDGELYNIRIRAKGNKYRVVMVKRYLIEPYLDAIAINYINKEGYLFINKKGGRLTQAYVSRIVEQVLFKAGIRKAKNGAHMLRHTFATLLYKNQKDLVLVQEALGHASLNTSRIYTHFNNEKLKIAAEVVAEINEGVSS; encoded by the coding sequence GTGAAATACCCTTTAGACTGTGAAGAAGATGTAAAAACCTCATTTATGTTTTGGTTGGCTAGATATGTTAAATTTAAACTTAATTCACTCTCTAATAAAGAATTAAGAGACCCGCATGCCTTAAGTAGCGTAAATTATAGGTTAGCTAGGGGCGTGCCTAGTATAGATGAGCTTGATGGTATGGTAAAGGAGGCTAGAAATGCTGGGCTAACTGGTGTAAGCACGTACTTTAATCCGTTAAGAAAGTTTTATGATACGCTCATATACTACCCTATTGGGAGCTTAAAGCAGATTGACGAGGAGCTAATAAGCGAGATTTTGGCTAGCATTACTGGTGGTTTAAGCGATGCAAGTCGCAAAAATTACCGCATTTCGATTATAAATTTTTTCTCATTTTTAGATAAACAAAACGAAGAGGATGGCAAGGCGCACGTATTTGACATAGGGCTTAAAAACTGGCAAGGCATCACTGGAAATAGCGGGACAAAGCTACCTGAATATATGAGTGAGGACGAGGTTAAGAGATTTTTGCAAGCCATAGATGAGGCGGAGTTTAAAAACAATACTAATCGAAATAAGCTCATACTTAAAATTATCATTTTTACTGGTATTAGGGTCAGCGAGGCATTAAATTTAAAACGCAAAGACATATATGAAGATGGAGAGCTTTATAATATCAGAATACGAGCCAAAGGTAATAAATATCGCGTCGTAATGGTAAAGCGCTACCTCATAGAGCCTTATTTAGATGCCATTGCGATAAACTATATCAACAAAGAAGGTTATCTTTTTATCAATAAAAAAGGCGGCAGACTCACTCAGGCATATGTTAGCCGAATAGTCGAACAGGTGCTTTTTAAAGCAGGCATAAGAAAGGCGAAAAACGGCGCACATATGCTTAGGCACACCTTTGCTACCCTACTTTATAAAAATCAAAAAGACCTGGTTTTGGTACAAGAAGCCCTTGGGCATGCTAGCCTAAATACTTCACGAATTTACACCCACTTTAACAATGAAAAGTTAAAAATAGCTGCCGAAGTTGTAGCTGAGATAAACGAAGGTGTGAGTAGTTAG
- a CDS encoding 4Fe-4S binding protein, whose translation MIIKENVPVWTDESRCKACDICVSYCPAGVLGMRQDPHAVLGKMITVVHPESCIGCRDCELHCPDFAIYVAPKGFKFATLTPQAKERAAAVKANKFVKL comes from the coding sequence ATGATAATCAAAGAAAATGTTCCTGTTTGGACTGATGAGAGCAGGTGCAAGGCTTGCGACATCTGCGTGAGCTACTGTCCTGCAGGTGTGCTAGGTATGCGCCAAGATCCGCATGCGGTGCTGGGTAAGATGATTACAGTCGTACACCCTGAGTCCTGTATAGGGTGTAGGGATTGCGAGTTGCACTGCCCTGATTTTGCCATTTATGTTGCGCCAAAGGGCTTTAAATTTGCCACTCTTACGCCTCAGGCAAAAGAGCGAGCTGCGGCTGTAAAAGCTAATAAATTTGTAAAGCTTTAG
- a CDS encoding 2-oxoglutarate ferredoxin oxidoreductase subunit beta, translated as MAFNYDNYLRTSKMPTLWCWGCGDGVILKSVIRAIDELGWDMNDVCVVSGIGCSGRFSSYVNCNTVHTTHGRAIAYATGIKLANPDKKVIVVTGDGDGLAIGGNHTIHGCRRNIDINHILINNFIYGLTNSQTSPTTPRGFWTVTAQWGNIENNFDAAKLATAAGATFVGRESVINPERITKLLKQGFSHEGYSFFDIFSNCHINLGRKNKMGEATQMLEWIKARTTSKIKFDQLSSEEQLGLFPMGVLHHDTTRTEYTKAYDMVIKAAQSGGKVDFKEIV; from the coding sequence ATGGCGTTTAATTATGATAACTATTTAAGAACTAGCAAGATGCCAACGCTTTGGTGCTGGGGCTGCGGAGACGGAGTGATACTAAAAAGCGTAATCCGCGCCATAGACGAGCTAGGTTGGGATATGAATGATGTGTGCGTTGTAAGTGGCATAGGCTGCTCTGGACGCTTTAGCTCGTATGTAAACTGTAATACAGTTCACACCACACACGGACGTGCCATAGCCTACGCCACCGGTATAAAGCTTGCAAATCCAGACAAAAAAGTAATAGTCGTAACAGGCGACGGCGACGGACTAGCAATAGGTGGAAATCACACTATACACGGCTGTCGTAGAAATATAGACATTAACCACATTTTGATAAATAACTTCATCTATGGGCTTACCAACTCCCAGACTAGCCCAACCACTCCGCGTGGGTTTTGGACTGTTACGGCTCAGTGGGGAAATATCGAGAATAACTTTGACGCTGCAAAGCTTGCAACAGCGGCTGGAGCGACATTTGTCGGGCGTGAGAGCGTGATAAATCCAGAGCGCATAACTAAGCTTTTAAAACAGGGCTTTAGCCATGAGGGGTATAGCTTTTTTGATATATTCTCAAACTGCCATATAAATTTAGGACGTAAAAATAAAATGGGCGAAGCCACACAGATGCTTGAATGGATAAAAGCTCGCACTACGAGCAAGATAAAATTTGACCAACTCTCAAGCGAGGAGCAATTGGGGCTATTTCCTATGGGTGTGCTTCATCATGACACTACAAGAACCGAGTACACAAAAGCCTATGATATGGTGATAAAAGCGGCTCAAAGTGGCGGCAAGGTAGATTTTAAGGAGATAGTATGA
- a CDS encoding pyridoxal-phosphate dependent enzyme produces MAFKRVGRKHGLRAILTMPESMSVERRRILAAYGAQLVLTEAAKGMKGAIEKAKELSAGDGYVMLSQFENKFNPEAHELTTAPEIMSDFPTLDAFVAGVGTGGTITGVARELRKSGYNTRMVAVEPESSPVLSGGKPSAHKIQGIGAGFIPDTTDTNYY; encoded by the coding sequence ATCGCTTTTAAGCGAGTAGGGCGGAAACACGGGCTTAGAGCAATACTTACTATGCCTGAGAGCATGAGCGTAGAAAGGCGGCGCATACTGGCTGCTTATGGCGCACAGCTAGTACTTACTGAAGCTGCAAAGGGAATGAAAGGCGCCATAGAAAAAGCAAAAGAGCTATCAGCAGGAGATGGATATGTCATGCTTAGTCAGTTTGAGAATAAATTTAATCCAGAAGCTCATGAACTTACCACTGCACCTGAGATAATGTCAGATTTTCCAACTCTTGATGCGTTTGTAGCCGGAGTGGGTACTGGTGGAACTATTACTGGTGTAGCTAGAGAGCTTAGAAAAAGTGGCTATAATACACGTATGGTAGCTGTAGAGCCTGAAAGTTCTCCTGTTTTAAGTGGTGGAAAGCCATCAGCTCATAAAATTCAAGGCATAGGTGCTGGATTTATACCTGATACGACTGATACTAACTACTACTAA
- a CDS encoding lactate/malate family dehydrogenase, producing the protein MKISIIGAGNVGASIAYALCMREVCEEIVLLDVVANVAKAKSIDIAQASQIFGTKVRISGGDEWVRLAGSDMVIITAGSPRKAGQSREDLLLKNASVVKECAKNIAVYAPKAIIVVVTNPLDEMVWVAYKASGFAKERVLGMAGELDSARYRYEAAVVAGADESEMRGIVIGSHSDMMTLVRGSLSLNLSDDEFNQARESTINGGASIVKLLGTSAYYAPAAGVVAMCESVAGELKREVVASILVDDELVSGRLVRLDRVGLSEILKLDLSDDELKTLSKSEAKIRENINFLKQNI; encoded by the coding sequence ATGAAAATCTCCATAATCGGCGCTGGTAATGTCGGCGCCTCTATCGCTTATGCGCTTTGTATGCGCGAAGTGTGCGAGGAGATCGTACTGCTTGATGTGGTGGCTAATGTGGCTAAGGCAAAGTCCATAGACATAGCTCAGGCTTCTCAAATTTTTGGCACAAAGGTGCGCATAAGTGGCGGCGATGAGTGGGTGCGTCTAGCTGGTAGTGATATGGTGATTATCACTGCTGGAAGCCCTAGAAAAGCGGGACAAAGCAGGGAGGATTTACTTCTTAAAAATGCCTCGGTTGTAAAAGAGTGCGCTAAAAATATAGCGGTTTACGCTCCAAAAGCCATAATCGTAGTCGTTACAAATCCACTCGATGAGATGGTCTGGGTGGCTTATAAGGCTAGTGGCTTTGCCAAAGAGCGAGTTTTGGGTATGGCTGGCGAGCTTGATAGTGCTAGGTATCGCTATGAGGCGGCGGTTGTGGCTGGTGCAGATGAGAGCGAGATGCGCGGCATAGTCATCGGCTCACACAGCGATATGATGACGCTTGTGCGTGGTAGCTTAAGCCTAAACTTAAGCGATGATGAGTTTAATCAAGCGCGTGAGAGCACGATAAATGGCGGAGCTAGCATAGTAAAGCTTTTAGGCACGTCGGCTTATTACGCACCAGCAGCTGGTGTTGTCGCAATGTGTGAAAGCGTAGCTGGCGAGCTAAAAAGAGAGGTGGTTGCCAGTATTTTAGTAGATGATGAGCTAGTTTCTGGACGGCTTGTAAGGCTTGATAGAGTAGGGCTTAGCGAGATTTTAAAGCTTGATCTAAGTGATGATGAGCTTAAAACACTAAGCAAAAGTGAAGCAAAAATCAGAGAAAATATAAATTTTTTAAAACAAAATATCTAA
- a CDS encoding 2-oxoglutarate synthase subunit alpha, whose product MRELIATGNELVAKAAIECGCNFFGGYPITPSSEIAHELSTLLPKNGGKFIQMEDEIGGISVALGAAMSGAKAMTASSGPGISLKAEQIGLGFIAEIPLVIVNVMRGGPSTGLPTRVAQGDLLQAKNPSHGDMNMIVLAPASLEECYTETVRAFNLAARFMTPVMLLLDETIGHMQGRAVIPEVSELEIILRREFDGDPSEYKPYAAAPDEPATLNKFFKGYRYHITGLHHGETGFPTEDGKIVEYNINRLFNKVNHHLDEVSLSEEFMLDDAEICIVAFGSVARAAKEAVLNLRQNGVKVGLFKPITLFPLDETKLKTIGDKFKKLLVCELNLGQYSGEIKKAILRDDFATLLKANGRPLSPQEIQRKVEQTYGV is encoded by the coding sequence ATGAGAGAGCTAATAGCAACAGGAAATGAGCTAGTCGCAAAGGCGGCTATTGAGTGCGGGTGCAATTTTTTCGGTGGGTATCCTATCACTCCAAGTAGCGAAATAGCCCACGAGCTTAGCACGCTTTTGCCAAAAAATGGCGGTAAATTTATCCAAATGGAGGACGAGATAGGCGGCATTAGCGTGGCTTTGGGAGCTGCTATGAGCGGAGCAAAAGCGATGACTGCTAGCTCAGGACCAGGTATATCGCTAAAAGCGGAGCAGATAGGCTTAGGCTTTATCGCTGAAATCCCTCTAGTAATCGTAAACGTAATGCGTGGAGGCCCAAGTACTGGGTTGCCTACTCGTGTGGCGCAGGGGGATTTGTTGCAGGCTAAAAACCCAAGCCACGGCGATATGAATATGATAGTCCTAGCTCCTGCAAGCTTAGAGGAGTGTTACACCGAGACGGTGCGCGCGTTTAATTTAGCTGCGCGCTTTATGACGCCAGTTATGCTGCTGCTTGATGAGACGATAGGGCATATGCAAGGGCGCGCTGTAATACCTGAAGTAAGCGAGCTTGAGATAATCTTAAGACGAGAGTTTGATGGAGATCCATCTGAGTATAAGCCATATGCCGCAGCCCCTGATGAACCAGCTACGCTTAATAAATTCTTTAAAGGCTACCGCTACCACATCACTGGGCTTCACCACGGTGAAACTGGCTTTCCGACTGAGGATGGCAAGATAGTTGAGTATAACATAAACCGCTTATTTAATAAGGTAAATCACCATCTTGACGAGGTAAGCTTAAGCGAGGAGTTTATGCTTGATGATGCTGAGATTTGCATAGTGGCGTTTGGCTCTGTGGCTCGTGCAGCAAAAGAGGCTGTGCTAAATTTGCGCCAAAATGGCGTGAAAGTAGGGCTGTTTAAGCCTATCACGCTTTTCCCACTTGATGAGACAAAGCTAAAGACTATTGGGGATAAATTTAAAAAGCTTTTAGTGTGTGAGCTAAATTTAGGGCAGTATAGCGGCGAGATTAAAAAGGCTATCTTGCGCGATGATTTTGCTACACTATTAAAGGCAAACGGTCGCCCACTAAGTCCACAAGAAATACAAAGAAAGGTAGAGCAAACCTATGGCGTTTAA
- a CDS encoding ComEC/Rec2 family competence protein — translation MPIFSSRREIVYFAAFLAFIFVLNLVYEYHKYYKFIDEPEPYITGVIKEVIVSKKENKIRKFIKILSDDFELFSKVALKENYKKGDFIGLEIYTINIGFLDFLSRKIFVKSTQRHLIEKDDIHAPSKETYSDSKGRVPVLSAPSSVTSEHYLKALNFIKSQHKNTLISELYEALFLAQTPSKALRQSMQQYGANHLIAISGYHLSAILFLVFFLLRTPYMALLTRYFPYRDYRFDISVLAFLIVAFYAYFIGFVPSFMRALSMGFVGFYLLTRGIRILSFELFFVCVCALVALNLKLIFNVGFLFSCFGVWFIYLYLHHFKPKNRLVFAVNLNIYIAFCMTIITGYFFDFASIWQLSGLLLNFIFILFYPLAALLHMLGFGGMLDFAIEPLLEFKSTNIKSLDIPLWLLIFYSFLALIAPKYKPIALFLPSLGFGVWLKALLI, via the coding sequence GTGCCGATATTTAGCTCGCGCCGTGAAATAGTGTATTTTGCGGCTTTTTTGGCTTTTATATTTGTTTTAAATTTAGTCTATGAATACCACAAATACTACAAATTTATCGACGAACCAGAGCCATACATCACTGGCGTGATAAAAGAGGTCATAGTGTCTAAAAAGGAGAATAAAATCCGTAAATTTATAAAAATTTTAAGTGATGATTTTGAGCTATTTAGCAAAGTTGCCCTTAAGGAAAATTACAAAAAAGGCGATTTTATCGGGCTTGAAATTTACACTATAAATATAGGATTTTTGGATTTTTTAAGCCGTAAAATATTTGTCAAAAGCACCCAAAGACACCTCATAGAAAAAGACGATATACACGCACCTAGTAAGGAAACCTACAGCGACAGCAAGGGCAGGGTACCTGTACTTAGCGCGCCAAGTAGCGTTACTAGCGAGCATTATTTAAAAGCCTTAAATTTTATAAAAAGCCAGCACAAAAACACCCTTATTAGCGAGCTTTATGAGGCATTATTTCTTGCACAAACCCCAAGCAAAGCCCTAAGACAGAGCATGCAGCAATACGGCGCAAACCACCTAATCGCCATCAGTGGCTATCATTTAAGCGCAATTTTATTTTTAGTATTTTTCTTGTTGCGCACGCCTTATATGGCACTTTTAACTAGGTATTTTCCGTACCGAGACTACCGCTTTGACATATCGGTACTGGCATTTTTAATAGTGGCATTTTATGCTTACTTTATAGGATTTGTGCCGAGTTTTATGCGAGCGCTTAGCATGGGTTTTGTGGGATTTTATCTGCTAACACGAGGGATTAGGATTTTAAGCTTTGAGCTATTTTTTGTCTGCGTTTGTGCGCTTGTGGCTTTAAATTTAAAGCTTATTTTTAATGTTGGATTTTTATTCTCTTGCTTTGGAGTGTGGTTTATCTACCTCTATCTGCACCATTTTAAGCCAAAAAATAGGCTCGTTTTTGCCGTTAATCTAAACATATATATCGCTTTTTGTATGACTATAATCACTGGATATTTTTTTGATTTTGCTAGCATTTGGCAGCTAAGCGGACTTTTATTAAATTTTATCTTTATACTATTTTATCCGTTAGCTGCGCTACTTCATATGCTGGGCTTTGGCGGTATGCTTGATTTTGCAATAGAGCCACTTTTAGAGTTTAAATCAACCAATATAAAAAGCCTAGATATACCACTTTGGCTGCTTATTTTTTACTCATTTTTAGCCCTCATTGCCCCAAAGTATAAACCCATAGCCCTGTTTTTGCCATCTCTCGGGTTTGGTGTATGGCTTAAGGCACTCTTAATTTAA
- a CDS encoding bifunctional 3,4-dihydroxy-2-butanone 4-phosphate synthase/GTP cyclohydrolase II, whose amino-acid sequence MAFEKVKQAINDLKAGKMVVMVDDEDRENEGDIVFAAAFSSAEKVNFAITHAKGVLCLAMNESNAKRLNLPLMVSDNTSSHETAFTITIDAKEATTGVSAPERDLTIRLAADPTSKPDDFVRPGHIFPLIAKKGGVLVRTGHTEGSVDLCKLAGIAPMAAICEIVKEDGSMARRDYLEEFCKKFDLNIVSVSDIVSYRLSHESLINVCPPEPASLAGLKALKYRIKDHKGRTHEAYAFGNIGEKTRVKFHRTAKDFELLESPKYSEFMAHLSLLSEQGGILVFLDTQGASSELIKDYGIGAQIIKHFGVKQIELLSSSKNREFVGISGFGLDIVSYIG is encoded by the coding sequence ATGGCATTTGAAAAGGTAAAACAGGCCATAAACGATCTAAAAGCTGGCAAAATGGTCGTAATGGTCGATGATGAGGATAGAGAAAATGAGGGGGATATAGTCTTTGCCGCGGCGTTTAGTTCGGCTGAAAAGGTAAATTTCGCCATAACCCACGCAAAAGGCGTGCTGTGCCTAGCGATGAATGAATCAAACGCAAAAAGACTAAATTTGCCACTCATGGTAAGCGATAACACCTCAAGCCACGAAACAGCCTTTACAATCACCATAGACGCAAAAGAGGCAACCACAGGCGTGAGCGCACCAGAGCGAGATCTTACCATACGCCTAGCCGCAGACCCCACGTCAAAACCAGATGACTTCGTCCGCCCAGGGCATATATTCCCACTCATCGCTAAAAAGGGCGGCGTACTCGTACGCACAGGACATACGGAGGGCTCAGTTGATTTATGTAAGCTAGCTGGCATTGCGCCGATGGCGGCAATTTGTGAAATCGTAAAAGAGGACGGAAGTATGGCTAGGCGCGATTATTTGGAGGAATTTTGCAAAAAATTTGACCTAAATATAGTCTCAGTCTCAGACATAGTAAGCTACCGTCTATCACACGAAAGCCTAATAAACGTCTGTCCGCCAGAACCAGCCAGCCTAGCTGGGCTAAAAGCCCTAAAATACAGGATAAAAGACCACAAAGGACGCACTCACGAAGCCTACGCGTTTGGAAATATCGGCGAGAAAACGAGGGTTAAATTTCATCGCACAGCAAAGGATTTTGAGCTTTTAGAAAGTCCAAAATATAGCGAGTTTATGGCTCATCTATCGCTTTTAAGCGAGCAGGGCGGCATACTCGTATTTCTTGACACACAAGGCGCAAGCAGCGAGCTAATTAAAGACTACGGCATAGGCGCACAAATTATTAAGCACTTTGGCGTAAAACAAATCGAACTCTTAAGCTCTAGTAAAAATAGGGAATTTGTCGGAATTAGCGGCTTTGGGCTGGATATAGTCTCATATATCGGTTAA
- the cysE gene encoding serine O-acetyltransferase: MFKSLREAIATVRAKDPSARECCDLAVLLNTPGLHAVAIYRMTHALWGRGFIFMARFLSQVARFLTGIEIHPGAKIGKRFFIDHGMGVVIGETAEIGDDVMMYHGVTLGGTGKERGKRHPTIKDGVVIATGAKVLGAIVVGKDARIGANSVVLADVPDGATVVGVPAKVVRVNGKKLPEPEFFI, from the coding sequence ATGTTTAAAAGCTTACGTGAAGCCATTGCCACAGTGCGCGCAAAAGACCCATCAGCTAGAGAGTGCTGCGATTTGGCGGTGCTTTTAAATACCCCAGGGCTTCACGCCGTAGCTATTTATCGCATGACGCACGCTTTGTGGGGGCGAGGCTTTATCTTTATGGCGCGCTTTTTGTCGCAGGTTGCTAGATTTTTAACAGGCATAGAGATACATCCTGGCGCAAAGATAGGCAAGAGATTTTTTATAGATCATGGCATGGGTGTAGTCATAGGTGAGACCGCAGAAATAGGTGATGATGTGATGATGTATCACGGCGTTACGCTGGGAGGGACTGGTAAAGAAAGAGGTAAAAGACACCCAACTATAAAAGACGGCGTAGTCATCGCCACAGGCGCAAAGGTGCTGGGTGCTATAGTCGTGGGAAAGGACGCTAGAATAGGTGCAAACTCAGTCGTACTTGCCGATGTGCCAGACGGAGCTACTGTGGTGGGTGTGCCAGCTAAAGTAGTAAGAGTAAATGGCAAAAAGCTCCCAGAGCCTGAGTTTTTTATTTAG
- the cysK gene encoding cysteine synthase A translates to MIYENITQTIGNTPVIKLKSQTGEAEIYVKVEYFNPGGSVKDRIALNMIDKMMKQGLIKKGDAIVEPTSGNTGIGIALIAAAFGLRAILTMPESMSVERRRILAAYGAQLVLTEAAKGMKGAIEKAKELSAGDGYVMLSQFENKFNPEAHELTTAPEIMSDFPTLDAFVAGVGTGGTITGVARELRKSGYNTRMVAVEPESSPVLSGGKPSAHKIQGIGAGFIPDTTDTGLIDQIEKVKDDEAMAAARELAKSYGLMLGISSGAAYVAARRVARELGEGKKVLFLAADNGERYLSTQLYEA, encoded by the coding sequence ATGATATATGAAAACATCACTCAAACCATAGGAAACACGCCTGTAATAAAGCTAAAAAGCCAAACAGGAGAGGCTGAGATATACGTAAAAGTCGAGTATTTTAACCCAGGTGGTTCAGTCAAAGACAGAATAGCCTTAAACATGATAGATAAGATGATGAAACAAGGGCTTATTAAAAAAGGCGATGCTATAGTCGAGCCAACAAGCGGAAACACAGGCATCGGAATAGCCCTAATAGCAGCTGCTTTTGGACTTAGAGCAATACTTACTATGCCTGAGAGCATGAGCGTAGAAAGGCGGCGCATACTGGCTGCTTATGGCGCACAGCTAGTACTTACTGAAGCTGCAAAGGGAATGAAAGGCGCCATAGAAAAAGCAAAAGAGCTATCAGCAGGAGATGGATATGTCATGCTTAGTCAGTTTGAGAATAAATTTAATCCAGAAGCTCATGAACTTACCACTGCACCTGAGATAATGTCAGATTTTCCAACTCTTGATGCGTTTGTAGCCGGAGTGGGTACTGGTGGAACTATTACTGGTGTAGCTAGAGAGCTTAGAAAAAGTGGCTATAATACACGTATGGTAGCTGTAGAGCCTGAAAGTTCTCCTGTTTTAAGTGGTGGAAAGCCATCAGCTCATAAAATTCAAGGCATAGGTGCTGGATTTATACCTGATACGACTGATACAGGCTTGATTGATCAGATTGAAAAGGTAAAAGACGATGAAGCTATGGCAGCAGCTAGAGAGCTTGCTAAAAGCTATGGGCTTATGCTAGGCATTAGCTCTGGTGCTGCTTATGTGGCTGCAAGGAGAGTAGCACGGGAGCTAGGAGAGGGGAAAAAGGTGCTATTTTTAGCCGCTGACAATGGTGAGAGATATCTAAGCACACAACTATACGAGGCTTAA
- a CDS encoding MOSC domain-containing protein yields the protein MQAILMSLNIGKILELGDKNSTDPLKKAYKSAIIKNSIKGALRCESEGFVGDFVADTKHHGGRDKAVFANACSNYAFWEEFLGLKNMPLGGMGENLSIKGLDETSVYVGDWHQIGSIVLEVSQPRKPCFTLCRRWGRADFAKEIFKSGRGGWYYRVVQTGECRAGDEIKIVKKAKIRLSIAQINREFYAPSSKEILEKIQALEAQNILAGEYSKAIKARLDNSYDDTYMHQA from the coding sequence ATGCAAGCTATTTTAATGTCACTAAATATAGGTAAAATTTTAGAACTAGGCGATAAAAACTCAACAGATCCACTTAAAAAAGCCTACAAAAGCGCAATTATAAAAAATAGCATCAAAGGCGCACTTAGATGTGAGAGCGAGGGATTTGTGGGGGATTTTGTCGCAGATACAAAGCATCACGGTGGCAGAGATAAGGCTGTATTTGCAAATGCTTGCAGTAATTATGCTTTTTGGGAGGAGTTTTTAGGGCTTAAAAATATGCCACTTGGCGGAATGGGCGAAAACCTAAGCATAAAAGGGCTGGATGAGACTAGCGTCTATGTGGGCGACTGGCACCAAATAGGTAGCATAGTGCTTGAAGTCTCTCAGCCCAGAAAGCCATGTTTTACGCTTTGCAGACGCTGGGGTAGGGCGGATTTTGCCAAAGAGATATTTAAAAGTGGGCGTGGGGGCTGGTACTACCGCGTCGTGCAAACTGGAGAGTGCAGGGCAGGGGACGAGATAAAAATCGTAAAAAAAGCAAAAATCAGACTAAGCATAGCCCAGATAAACCGCGAATTTTATGCTCCAAGCTCCAAAGAAATCCTAGAAAAAATCCAAGCCCTAGAAGCGCAAAATATCCTAGCAGGCGAATACTCAAAAGCGATAAAAGCGAGATTAGACAATAGCTACGATGACACATATATGCACCAAGCGTAA